Genomic segment of Oryzias melastigma strain HK-1 linkage group LG21, ASM292280v2, whole genome shotgun sequence:
CATCAGGCTGCTGAATACATTCAGGTAAATCCTactgttatttatatttaagacCACTGTCTTAAAGGACATGGTGGCCCTAAAGATGTgctccaaatatgtttttaagagCTGCAACAGCAGTTGCAGTCATCCACATGGAAGCTAACTCATTAGCAGATAGCACATTCTCTTCTCTGACCTCCGACACCCAACAACTCCATTGGTTAGTCGAGTACTTTATTATGTTCAGAGCTGAGCAGGACATACATGAAAGCAGGAGTTCAGTTGTCAGAAGGTACAAAACTCAATGTGGAAAACGAGGAGAAGCTTCATTCAGAGCAGAAATGTACATGGTGATGATCAGCGAGAGAACTGTCTTTTATCACTCCGTCCtttgttgacatgtttgaaGATCTTGGATTTCTGAACGTTCTTGGTCTTCTGGTACCCAAAGCCGCCTCCTCCGCCTCTCTTCTGAACCTTCACGCCTTTGCTGCTGTGGACGTCTGAGGGAAGTGGTTAAGGACACAAAAACATCTGTGGGGCTTTCAGAACCTCCATCTCATGACCCTCAGAACGCAACCAGAACACAACCTCACATACATGCAAGCAAAGGATACTCAGATCCACATAGGGGGGAACCTTGAAGCCAAAGGACAGCGCCACCATGGGGAGGTTGAGTGTGTTGACGCTGTAGATCTGCTTGAGGGAGTGAGAGTCGTACGCCCTGACGTAGGACTTGTAGGCCTCCTGGGCTGACTTGTGGAGATAGTAGTTCTTCTCGATAAGTTTCTCCAGCTGAGGAAGAGTTTGGAAATCATGATGGAccacaaaatgttttctgttcctCCAAGCCTGCAGGTTTTACTAACGTGCAGCAGCGTATGTCTGCTGACACTGGTCTCTTCAGAACAGAGTTCTTACAGGATGAGATGccaaaaaaaggttgatttctTACCTGAGACTGGATATCAGAGATCTTACTCCAGGAGAATTCAAACTCGCTCAGAGGAACCTGAACATGGAAGACGTGATAAAAACACACCATGAACTTCGTTTTGCTGAACAACATCCTAAAAAGCTTTCCATCAGGAACCAGGAATGGTGTTGACGTTCACCTTAGCTTGTTTAAGGAAACGGAGGAAGCCCAGTTCCTCTGGCCGCAGGATCaggagggcgtggcctctgcCGTTGATGCCTCTGGCAGTTCGGCCCACCCTGTGGATGTACTCCTGTGGACAGCAGAGACGCTCCATGAGGACATGAACACCTCCAGGTTTTCAGAATGTTGCCTGGATGTTGACCTTGGGGTCGTCCGGGGGGTCGTACTGGATGATCCAGTCCACCTCCGGGATGTCCAGCCCGCGGGCTGCCACATCTGTGCACAGCAGGATGCCCGAGTCTGCGTTGCAGAACTGGAAGAAGGTGGTGGTGCGTTTGGTCTGCTTCTGCTTTCCCTGAAACATCAGTTCCTTTAATAAGAGGGTTCAGAAATGACCCCCCACCCAAACCCGCTATTACAGCACTACAGTGTAAGAAATGAGGAGTTTGGATTCACTGCCTCCACATAACTCCTCTTTCATTAACAGATTTTAGACTAATTGATTCATCAAGTTTTGTATTCTGTAAAGTAGAAGCAGAAATGATGTCATCTTCATTTTGAACTCTTTGGCAGAGCTGGGGAGTTTTAGTTTGGAGCATGAAGACGTCACCCAGCAGCAAAGCCTCAACCATCTGGACCGAGAGGACACCTCACGgctgtgaacatttttaaaatctgaaactCAACACAATCAGCAGTGAGCAGCAGTGAATTATTGCTGTGCTGTTCACTATCAAAGCctcctttttgtcattttgtaccAGATTTTGACATCAGAAATCCATCTGGAAACCCTATAAGGATGGCTAAATCTTAGCTTTTTTTATACACCTGTGATGAGGTCAAGTGATGAGAACACCTGatcatttggatgatccagccAATCTTCAGATTTGATTTattccaaacacaaaaaaatattactaaaaggactttaaaaaacataaaaacaatgcaatcatgttttctaaaagaaaagtcacaaaccCAATTGAATAAAAACGTGTTTGAAAAGGGGATCATTCTTGTTCCCAGAGGTGTTTAATTAGGATCATGCCATTTTTATCTGAAGTCTTAAAACCTGAGTCGTTTTTTGCTGAGTGATTCACCTCTCAGATGTAGGCAGGATCGTTTACAAAAACCTCTGCTCatatcccatcatgcctttgtttacagtcttctgctagcttacaatccctcacaaccccaacagcaacattggagctatcatCAGAAGAGTTTAgagccagatcccagctcaaagacgttcatggatccatttgtctgcaggATGTtgtggagcagggagactttgtcCCGCTAATCTCAGTTTCTGCATCACAATGAGAGCTTTTGGAAACAGTGTGTTCTTATCAGCTTCTGATTCATcccagtttgaataaagaaatgctcagaaacatTTTAACCTGACATTCGTTTAAATGTCCTTCTTGTTGAGGAAAATGctgtaagaacatgttaaaaacagcttttcattggagtgtttACTAGAACACTGAGCATGAGTTCTAACTACACGATGAAATGTCCACTACAGTCATTCATATCACTGATTAAACTCCAGGGTGATCTTTAGAACGCTGCTTCGTGTTGTCTCTTCATCTAGTTTGGTTTTATCTCAGCTTTCCTTTTGGTTTTGCCTTCCTCCCTCTCAGAAACTTCTGTTCCTGCAGCATCTGTTTGGAAGGGGAGGGGAGCGTGTCTGGACTTACATGGATGGCCATGACTGGAAGGTCGATGTAGTTGAGCAGCTCATAATGGAATTTGACCGACATGCAGGAAGAAAAGAAGACCATCAGCTTCTTCTTGCGATTCTTCTTCAGGAAGGTGAAGAGCAGCAAGAAGCGTTTCTCTGACGGGCACACCACATAGCCCTGAGGGAACAAAACATCAACCTCAACCTCCAGTCCACTTCCAGAGGGCAGAGGTCAAATGAGTCTGACAGCACCTGCTCCAGACCGTCCACGGTGGCGTTGTCTTTGTTGTCGTCCACACCCACGTACAGAGGCTCTTTCTTCAAGGAGATGCGAGCCAAGTCCTCCACACGCCGAGTCTGAGTGGCTGAGAACAGCATGGTCTGTCTCCTCTCTACGAGTAAGGACATGGTTCACATCTTAGGAGGATTCAGGTTAGAAACGTCTGCTGGTCCAGACCAAGTCctcttaatttggtccagatcggGTCAAGATGTGGACTATGAAGGTACACTGACAGGAGTtaatgacgtgtaagattgtcaGGAAACAGTGAGAGAAACAATCTGCATCACTTTAAAGTTATTTCAATGAAgctgcattcatctgaccacatgtcTGAGTCGCTGCGTCTCATCAGATTTCTATTttctatcatttattttatttatttatttattttaatgtgtttctatTCCTTACCTTTGTGTGTCaacgtgtttgtgtttgtctacGTGTGTGGAGAGGTGGGGGGTTGAGGACGTTGTTTAGGTCCTACAATGTTtcctgttctttgttttttaaaatttgattgtttttatgtcaaGCACTttgattgaaatgtatttttctttaaaggtgctgtacaaataaagtttgatttgattattgCTCCATGTTTCTTTTCTACCCCGTTTATGTCTGTAATGaccagctacggtggctgttttggtccagttgttccccTCCGAGTACAGAGCCTGTTCATACTGAGGAAGCTTGGAGCTAACCAGAACTCAGTcagattggaaacgaaccgatACCACTTCAAAAGACGAGTcagagcggttcctggttctggaccacagaccagaaccaggatgtattcagactgaaactttgttcttgattgtgtccagtctgaatccaCCCTTAAACTCCAGCTTTTGGTGAAAGCTTCCATTAGAAATGTtggagatttaaaaatgtttccctcAGAAAAGTTCTGCTCTGGTTCAGGTTGGACTTTGGCTCTTAGATTTTCTCTCGATCATCATACAGTGATCCACCTGATTTACATCAAACCAGATCACCAACAGTGTTCTGCTGAAAATGggattttcttttgataaatagCTAGCTAGTGGAGGACAGGAGagttttgagataaaacatAATCCTACAATGTGATTCCTGGATTCTATTTCTCACAGCTGAAGTGTATCTATGATGAACATTTCTACAGGCCTCTCAGCAGATTGGGAGGGGCGACTTGCAGGACCTGTGACTGGAATGTTGAGAGTCTAGCCCCCTGACACGCAGAAAGTACTCAGGAATGAGATTCGTACTTGGTAGCAGCTTGATGATCTGCTTCAGTTCCTCCTCAAAGCCCACTTCCAGGATCCGATCGGCCTCATCGATGATCAGACACTGCAGGTTCTTGAACATGAAGCCAGGAGTATTCTGAGGACAGGAGACCGTTTCTATATAGAAAACTTCAAGCAAACGTAAATCCCTGAATCCACCCAAAGCTCACCTGGAGATGGTCCAGCAGGCGGCCGGGCGTGGCCACTAGAATGTTAACGCCGTTGGCCAGTTTTGTGGCCTCAGCTGAGCGATTGCTGCCCCCCATTATCAGCCCGTAGGTGTGAACGTGGTGGGTCATCAGCTCCTTCAGGACGCCGTACGTCTGCATGGCCAGCTCGCGTGTCGGAGAGAGGATTATTACCCCCGTACCTGCAGGAGGGGGCAGGTTCAAGCTTCCACAGGAAGTGTGAACGTCACATCATTCACCGGGAAACTCACCGTTTCTGGGCATGAATTTGAGTTTGTAAATGAGCTCAATGGAGGGAATGAGGAACGCCAGGGTTTTCCCACTGCCCGTCTTGGCAGCAGCCAGAACATCCCTGCAGAAGAACCCAGCAAACAGCTCAGCATCAACCTGACAGTGAACACACCGACGTCTGATCTCGTCTGATCTGCTCATGGGGACTCGTGGGTACCTTCcctccagcagggggcgcacAGTCTTGTGTTGGATCTCCGTCATGTGCTGGAAGCCCATCTCCTTCACTCCTCTCAGCGTGCTCTCACTCACCAGATCCACCAGAGACTCGAACGATGTGTCCTCAAACGCCCCTGAAACACCAGACTGCACATCACCTTCCAGTGTCCCGTCTCCGTCCTCTCCACTCACTCCAGCCCATCGGACCTAACCCTGGCTGAACTGGACTTCAATGACTGTCAGTAAAGCTCAGCTTGATGGTTTCTATGTTCATTCTAATTATGTCCAGCTATGGTAGCTCATTAGGTCCAGACAAGTAGACAGTCATTTATTTGGGGTGGGTCTGGACCAGTTCATATTCCCACTGTAACGGAACCAGGTTTGTTTGGAAGCGGGTCAGATCATCTTCAGTCCTTTTATTTGGTCCAGACCAGAAGTCTGCATCCTTCAACAGTTAAAGAGTCATTCTGGAGGATTTCTTAGTGACAACATCCCAGCAGGAACCACAAAGTCTGGTTTCAcccttcagaaaaagaagacactgATGTGTATTTATAGTAGTGTTACTATTATGATGAATACAAACGCATTTGttttcaagcataaataaaacagaaacataaatttaaaaaatagcctTTTGTTCAAAATATGAATTACTTTCTAACTCTTTAGAAGTCTACATGACTTTctctcaaaataaaagacatagaATCCTCTCAATGAAGGGAATGTAGTAGAAAGTAAATGTCAGCGaggatgaaaaacaaacaaaaccacagtttGTGGTGTCTGACAACcagaaatgtataaatctaaattaaaaataaattaactaaagcTAATAAACGTGACCCTTATTATGTTTTTCATTATAAATacccttgatttttttattcaaaaatagaaagagCACCATAAACTCTGGTGTTGTGCAGTGACTTCAGAtggattttctgtggtaaacaaCAGTCAAACATCAGTCAAAATCGTTCAATTTATGAAGTCAAACTGCTTAATgaattgttggagcattatgggtaatgtagtctgGATGCTGGTGCAGTGATACATTCTACCTTCAACTTTTGTGAAGgagttgaaaaatgtttgacttttattactttttttctgaataaactTATAGGATGAACCTAAAATATgtaactttttcaaattaaaaatattgtatttttctgtaaccAAAGGGCCACATGGAGGGGTTCTAGAGCTGCAGAGCCCTGGTCCAGACCAAAGAGTGAACACCTGAACAGCTGATTATCACCAGACCCAAACACAGCAAAGACCGCGGCTCCTGTTTCTGTCCTCCATACCTGTTAAACCTGACGGCAGTTCAggctcctcttcatcctcagcATCCTCTTCCTCTGGGGCTTCCTCGTCTTCTTTCACTTCTTCCTCGTCTCCTCTTGTGGTCTCGTCCTCTTCATCTAACTCAgtcttgctttttttctcagctgaaggacaaagttttatttagatttataaCCACCAGGCTCAACAACAACAGAAGATCTTTGAACTTGTTTCAACCATTACTTGGAGATTCATCAGCAACATCcatgtttcttttcttctttttcttcagacATTTGTCCTGTGTGGCAGCATCTCCTGCTGGCCCTCCCAccttcttctgcttcttcttcagccCAGCGTTGGACTCCTCTTCCTCCGCTTGCAGGTCCTCTTCCAGCCTGTCAGAGCCTCCTTTCAACATCTCTGAAACACAGCAGGTTAGGAGCTGAACATGGAGCCTGCTTCACCAGACAAGAGCTAGAGACAACAGGGCGAGGAGACGTGTCTTCCTGAGCTGGTGTTGTGCCATGGAACGTTGCCCCTGGCAGAATGTGTTTCCCCACtttgttcatgtttgttttgtaacagtcatattttgtcccaaaaagcattaaaataaagtgGGCGATTACACTACAGTTTACTCTGGAGCTTTGgggagtttattgtcatatttgcatatttttccacacattctacataaaacaacagttttctgtgttaaataaataacctttgtttggctaatttaagataaGAAACATGATTTATGAAAGTTACTTTGTAATATGGGAGCCTGAAATAACAAACAATACATAGTTGTTGTTTCTACAGGAAATTCTTTTAGACAGATTCTGGCAGGCTGGATCAGTTACCACCCAACAGAATCCTCCTCTTCTCTCGTTGGTTTACATAGAATATGCGAGGAAAATGCATGATTCACAAAAGCCCCGGAATTAAGAATATTCATTGTAATCGTCCACTTTTTTATACCGCTGTTATGATTAAATATGAGCATTAGTGATGTCTGAGAGCGGGGAAACACATTCTGGAAGGGGAACGGACCTTGGCACAACACTGGAGGAGCGAATGTTTCATGCGGGACCGACCCGCACGTCATGCGGACCTCAGCGTACACAAAGGTTCGGGTGTTGGCCGTTCTGGTTCTGTCACTTTCCCAGTCAAGCCGATCAATCCAAAACTCAGAGAGTGTACACAGATGTGGCTAAAGACCCGGATTCTGTTCATCAAAGCTCGAAGTGACACAAGACTCAACGACCGACACAAACAGCGTTCAGACCGGAGCCGCGGGCTCTCCTACCGGCCTCCTCCCGGACCTCCTCCTGGACCTCCTCCTGGATTTCCTCCTGACTTCTCTTGAGTTTGCGCTCTTTGTTCTTTTCGGCCcgtttttggattttctttcgGAGCAGTTTCATCTGGAGGTCCGCCATGGTGGAGGAGCGCACGTGCGTCTGCGTGGATGACGCTCAAGACCCCGGAAGCGGCCGCTTTGTTTCGCCtgagtgaaaatgtaaaagaccCCGAGGGTTTAGCAGCCAAAACAGCGCCTGAACAAAAAGCGCTGTGAGGCCATTTGGTAAAACACAATGTCAGCACAATATTTAGTACAATATCTGAGCTATTctagaaaaacagaagaaaaataatgtacTGATGTCTTATCAATGACTAATCAACAGAATATAAAACAACGAGACcataaaatgagaaataaatcaaaaagagGTCTGCTCATAGCAAActtcaaagtttaaaagtttttgataTAGTGTAATTGCTTTTGTTAACTTCCTATtacatattttctatttttctatagtgactaaatacaatttaaggtctgtttctttacaaatatttaaaagggggatttttttcttatagttttttttcttattaatataatattttgccaaaaatgaTGACAAGGTTAATAATATATGCTTCATTGGAGGGGAAACTTGAAccattaaacataaataataccACATGTTTAGATAAACAGTTTTTCCAAACATACTTGTTAGGTAAGATTGCATGTGAttccaaaacacagaaacaacagaGCAATCCACAAAAAGATGTTCAGTTCTGTCTCCATCTTCCTGACAGAAAGAACGCTTACATTGTGGGAAAATCACAAATGTAAGTTTTCACTGGGTGATATTTATGTACAGTATAATCTTAAATAAAGGTTGTTTAATTTTGTTAGTAATTTCATATGGTAATAAAAAGATTGTGTTCTAAATATGGCCACCTATGTTTGCATACAGGGtttgaataataaataactGGACTCTAATAAACTTGTTTGTGCACTTCTTATCAACCCCGTTATTTCCTTTTGTTCCATAAAATGCAGTTATGAAGGGAAAAGTTGTGTTTGAACATAAGAATCCAGTATAACAGAGACGTCTGGTAAATACTGGTCaatccaacagaaaaaaaggcattcaggaaaaaaaaatgacctccTAAATTACCAAATAAATAGTTTTGGGAAAATATTCCATAAAGTATTAGGATTCTCAAGAATCACTTGAtccatttaattttcaaaacctgattaaaacagtaaaagtcaAAACATCTAATCCTCCATCAGCTGAAGAGTTTGACAGGACATTTTTATGAACtttatggattttgtttttttcacagaaaactgAACAGAATTTTATCCAGATCGGAACACTGAGTTTTAGTGACATCTAGTGACGACAAAATAATCGACACCTGAGACATCCCTTCTGCTTTAGTTAGAAGTGCTCTACCATGAATAGACAAATCTCTAGTTAACCAGCTGTTAAACTTCCTTGTAATCGTTTCATCAACACGGGTAAAGTTGTCCTCCATATCTTTATgttcttttgaaattttaatacCAAGGTAAGTGCCCGTTTTTTCACAGGAATACCACAAACGTCATTATCAGTAACATTATTTAAAGgtaaaatttcacatttttaaaaatgaagttttaaccCAGAAATGCTTGAAAAGAGAGAAACAACAGATAAAGCCTCAGAGATTtctctgacatttaaaaaaaatcatggtattCTCTGCAAGTTGGGAGATTTTGTATTTGTTCAAATAATTCAATTCCCTTAAACGAGTGTTGCCTAATCATATAATTTAGAATTTGTCCAACAAGTAGAGAGATGTATAGGGAGGCGGGACATCCTTGTCACACACCTTTGTGTACATTAAATCTGCTAGATGTGGCATATAATAACGTTATAGAACTATTGCTATTGTTGTAAAGAGTTTGAAAggctccaataaaaaatgtctcaagtttaaaaatgataaagtgtcgataatacatttatgactaaCCGTGTCAAAAGCTTTCTGAAAGTCTAAAAAGAGAATGACAGGATCACCAGGGTTCAAATCTTTATAACAAACTAAGTCCAGTACCAATCTAATATGATCTGAAATGTGCTGGTCTGGAATAAAACCATTGTGAGATTCATGTATAATGTCATGTAAGCCATCTTTTAGCCGTTTAGCTAAAATCAATGCTAAAATGTCATTGTTCAGTAATGTGATACCACCCCAGTTATCTGAGATTAAAGGGTCTTTATGAGGTTTTGGGATCAAATGTATAAGACCCTGTTTCATTGAGTGAGTCATTCTTCCTGGTTAAGAGATTCGTTATAAACCGCAAGGAGAAACTCACAAACATCACCTGAAAATCTCTGGAAAATTCTGATCTTAAACCATCGTTACTCTGTGATTTGTTTGGTTTGAGGCTTTTAATACCCCGTTTTATCTCTTCAACTGTTAATATTTCATCATATTCTTCTTTCAAAGTGTCACTTGCTTTTTAAACTTCAGTTAGTGAGCTaataatatcagagctatctacAGAGTGACCTTTTTTGTAAAGATCTTTAATAAAGTTAGACACATATtttgtccttgttttttttctatgctaaaaaatatttactattcCTTTTGCCTTATTCTTCAAGCCATTTCAGCCTAGACCTTACAGAAGTCCCCTGAGCCTTTTCTTTATAAAACTCCTCTAATTCTTCTTGATATCTTTGTCATTGTGTTCTTCATTTTCATGATCATCTAGCATGTCCAGAGTACAGTCAGAAATAACTCTATTAACTGCtgtggcttttctttttcttctgggatctattttttttttttttaccaaatcagatcaaacattttctaatttcATACTTTAATAATTCCCAATATTTACCAAACTGACTATTTTTCATAGCAAGACTCCAGTTTTGTTTaacaattttttgaaaacatttggaaGTTCTGAATAGTTtggcagtatatatatatatatatatatatatatatatatatatatatatatatatatatatatatatatatatatatatatatatataaaaacctTGCTCGTTCTCTCGATGATTGACAGTTGCGCGTCCCCGgatgctccgcccccttccctGCCATCTTGAACCCCCCCGCGCGCGCGCACAGGCTGAGTGCGGAAGTGGAAACGCTTCTGTGCGGCTGAGGTTCCGCCCGACTGAGACGGCTTGCTGAGTCTTCAGGCGGGTAACCCTCCAGTATTTGCCGGTTCTGCTCGAACAGCGGCCCGGGACGGACATGGCTGGACGGCTGCCGGCGTGTGTGGTCGACTGCGGCACAGGGTAAGCTCCCGGGTCTGCAGGCGGGAGGGGGCTCGGCTGTCAGGGAGGGTCATCATCGGAGTCTGGGTGTGTGTACCGTCCGCTCTCCGGGCGCTCCGGGACCGGTGCAGGACGGGGGTCCACGCCGGTTCCGGAGCAGACACAGGCGGGACCAAAGGCGGATCAGAGCCGCTCGCAGCGACACGTCCTGCACTGCTGTCTGTGAACTGACCGTCATTTCCAAACAGCTATGCATCGGTCTGCTCTCATATGCTGATCTGAGCATGCGCACTACCACTTCCTATACAACCTGCACTTCCTCGTCCAGGCTTTTTGCTCCATATATGGTCTGAAGTGAGAGCAGAGCTGATGCTTGTGCAGTTTCCATCTGTACCTGCGTTTCCTGACGCAGACAGCAGCTTTCTTTTGACCCTCGCGGCTCCCCTCCACACCTGTGTGAGGGTTCTCCTCACCTGCGTGTGAAGGTACTCCCCACCTGCGTGAGGGTTCTCCTCACCTGCGTGTGAAGGTACTCTCCACCTGCGTGAGGGTTCTCCTCACCTTCAGTCAAGGAGCTCCATTTGAGTGGATTCTAAATCGAAGAAGATGCTGTTCAGAGATGGGGAAGAATGTTCAAACTTAGTCTTTTTAATGATCAGCAAATGTTTCAAGCTCTGCAAAAATGTCCTGGCATGAATTTacacttcagaaaaacaaaagtataaaatagCAAAGTGAGTAAAAATGGCCTCAGAAGTTCCCTCTGCtctgcaggagcagaaagcAGAATTTACTAACTTCTGCTCAGTGATGATAAAGCGACCAATTGTGTAGAGGAATCATGGAACAATATGAAGAAGTAAAAAGGCAGAAGATGTGAAGCAGCTGCTTTGCTGCAGGAATTTTAGTCAAAGGAACTGCAACCAAGTATGTGTTTCTAAacgtatttttgtttttttgtaacattttattttttcagatcagtCTAAAAAAGTACTACCCTGTGCATGTAGTAAATATTTCACTATGTGAATCTCCATCATTtatgcatttcatttttaatctgaaatacaTGAACCGTGTCTTGATTTGAAATTCAAATCGTTTAGACACTTCTCAGTAAAGGAGTTTACCATCAGCAGTTAGGGAAGTGAACATGTCACAGTAAGCTGGAGAGTGTTGGGATGAAGGAAACATCTTTTCTACCCAAATCGCGGGCCCCAGTGTGTTTGTGGAGTTTGAATTGTGTTACTGAGCCTCAGCTGCTGGAGCAAACAAACCTGTCATGACGTCTGAATAGAAcggccacaaaccattattttaatagtcgactaatcaggtcatgggcaatgtgaatgtaaagcacacatcttaaccatcattagctttaaactaactaaatataaagatgatagtttaaTCAATTGTGCAGCTTATGTTCGtttgtttctggtattaaaacaagattaaatgtAATGATGTCAGTATCTGAAAtgaggaactatttttcactagagataaagttttggtctcactgttTCAAATAtgactagaaaagttgcatcaccTGTGGAAATAGTTGTGTGAATACTTTCAGgaaaaagtattcacacaacTATTGTTGGAGGGATTTTCctgaaaaactatttgcaaaatgttttttttttttttttgcaaaatgctatAGTTgcaagaagacaaaaacaattgcgaaagaacaatgaaagagcactgaagttgacctaaattttagaaaaatccctaatacaagccaattttgaaaaacatttagtttgttgctcaaccctttaacacctgaggtgtcgctggtgacgcttaagcacaaaatctttgacataatgtaacttttcaacagttaacACGACCActttattccagtagattctgaaggagaaaaggggcttttctacttcagaatctactggaataaagTGGTCGTgttaactgttgaaaagttacattatgtcaaagaacataaacactggacttctggtgttaaagggttaattaaatatgagctaaactccaaataagcccaaaaacctcaatagatgccaaattagccaaaaaatctagcttgttgcttaaatactagctaaactccaaaataggctaaaattccacagtaaactaaattagccaaaactgttagcttttattttagcaacatgctaaactctaaattagcctataaacctCAATACATATAAGTTAGCCGAAAAAACGCTAGcctgtcgctaaaatattagctaaactccatatttttttaaatgactctaaaagatgaaaacataaccatgaatatatttaaaggtttgttgataATCTTCTTAcagtttgaaatttgaagactttctcattcatttccattggggcatattttgctcaatatttcaaaaactataaattttatgaatatcaaaaacacaagcagtaatgtcctgaatgagtcaaatgttttgatatcaagattactgaaatcactgaaagtttgatttaatttttacatgttGAAAAATGTTCGAAAAGGAGAATCACTAGAGGGAA
This window contains:
- the ddx18 gene encoding ATP-dependent RNA helicase DDX18, with amino-acid sequence MADLQMKLLRKKIQKRAEKNKERKLKRSQEEIQEEVQEEVREEAEMLKGGSDRLEEDLQAEEEESNAGLKKKQKKVGGPAGDAATQDKCLKKKKKRNMDVADESPTEKKSKTELDEEDETTRGDEEEVKEDEEAPEEEDAEDEEEPELPSGLTGAFEDTSFESLVDLVSESTLRGVKEMGFQHMTEIQHKTVRPLLEGRDVLAAAKTGSGKTLAFLIPSIELIYKLKFMPRNGTGVIILSPTRELAMQTYGVLKELMTHHVHTYGLIMGGSNRSAEATKLANGVNILVATPGRLLDHLQNTPGFMFKNLQCLIIDEADRILEVGFEEELKQIIKLLPKRRQTMLFSATQTRRVEDLARISLKKEPLYVGVDDNKDNATVDGLEQGYVVCPSEKRFLLLFTFLKKNRKKKLMVFFSSCMSVKFHYELLNYIDLPVMAIHGKQKQTKRTTTFFQFCNADSGILLCTDVAARGLDIPEVDWIIQYDPPDDPKEYIHRVGRTARGINGRGHALLILRPEELGFLRFLKQAKVPLSEFEFSWSKISDIQSQLEKLIEKNYYLHKSAQEAYKSYVRAYDSHSLKQIYSVNTLNLPMVALSFGFKVPPYVDLNVHSSKGVKVQKRGGGGGFGYQKTKNVQKSKIFKHVNKGRSDKRQFSR